A single region of the Nocardioides sp. W7 genome encodes:
- a CDS encoding methyltransferase domain-containing protein, which produces MSWWDEHVVPRLTDAPLSRPPVMELREQACRELRGRVLEIGFGSGLNLGCYPDEVESIDAVEPSDLGWARSEARRTSSRVPVARTGLDGQRLAAADASYDAALSTFTLCTIPDAARAVAEVRRVLRPGGVFCFLEHGLAPDARVAAWQRRLDPVQGAVFGGCQLSRDTPAMLREAGLVVEELDQHYLDGPSVMRPWIYANLGRAARVP; this is translated from the coding sequence ATGAGCTGGTGGGACGAGCACGTGGTACCTCGACTGACCGACGCGCCCCTCTCCCGCCCCCCGGTGATGGAGCTGCGCGAGCAGGCCTGCCGCGAGCTGCGGGGTCGGGTGCTGGAGATCGGCTTCGGCAGCGGCCTCAACCTGGGCTGCTACCCGGACGAGGTGGAGAGCATCGATGCGGTCGAGCCGTCCGATCTCGGTTGGGCGCGGTCGGAGGCGCGGCGTACGTCGTCGCGCGTGCCCGTCGCCCGCACGGGCCTGGACGGCCAGCGGCTCGCCGCTGCGGACGCGTCGTACGACGCGGCGCTGTCAACCTTCACGCTGTGCACGATCCCCGACGCGGCCCGCGCGGTCGCGGAGGTACGACGGGTGCTCCGCCCGGGCGGCGTCTTCTGCTTCCTCGAGCACGGGCTGGCTCCTGACGCGCGGGTGGCGGCCTGGCAGCGGCGCCTCGATCCCGTGCAGGGCGCCGTCTTCGGTGGCTGTCAGCTGTCCCGCGACACCCCGGCGATGCTCCGCGAGGCCGGCCTGGTGGTCGAGGAGCTCGACCAGCACTACCTGGACGGGCCGAGCGTCATGCGTCCGTGGATCTACGCGAACCTGGGGCGCGCGGCTCGGGTCCCCTAG